The window TCGAGGAGGACAACCCGTTCGACCGTATTTCTCAGCTCCCGAACGTTTCCTGGCCAGGGATAGCCGAGGATGACCTCTTCTGCCTCTTTTGAAAGACGAATAAAACCTTTCTTGAATTGCTCGTTATATCGTCCCATGAAGAACCGAAAGAGGGGGAGGATGTCCTCCTTTCGCTCTCTCAAAGGGGGGATTGAAAGCTTGACCACGTTTAGCCTGAAGTAAAGATCGTCCCGAAAATGGCCCCGCTTCACCTCGGCTTCCAAATCCTTATTCGTCGCCGCGATGACCCGCACATCGGCCCTCCGCTTCTCCACCGATCCCACCCGAAAGTACTCCTTCGATTCGAGGACCCTTAAGACCTTCACCTGTGCCGAGGGAGAAAGCTCGCCTACCTCGTCGAGAAAGAGCGTCCCTTTCTCGGCCGCCTCTACCTTCCCCGGTTTCCCTTTTTCAAGGGCACCGGTGAAGGCCCCCCTCTCATAGCCAAAAAGTTCGCTCTCGAAAAGGTCCTTTGGGATGGCGCCGCAATTGATCGGGATGAAGGGGAAAGAAGAACGGGGGCTTAAAAAGTGGATATATTCAGCCAGCAGCTCTTTTCCCGTCCCGGTCTCCCCTTCAATGAGCACGGTCGTTTCCGACCCCTGAGCCACCCGCTCTGCGAGTTCGAGGACTTCTCTCATCTTCGGGCTTGCGCCCACGATCCCCCCGGAGCGGAATTTCTCCTGGTATTGGGCCCGGAGCCACTCCAACTCCTTTTTTAAACGAATCCGTTCGAGACCCCTTCTCACGAGGTCCTCGATCTGTTCCAGCTCGAAAGGTTTGACGATGAAATCGAAGGCCCCCAATTTCATCGCTTGGACGGCCAGCTCGATCGACCCCTGAGCCGTCATCATCACGATGGGCACCTCCGGCTCTTGCTCTTTGATCCGACGGAGGACTTCGTCTCCGTTCATGCCCGGGAGCCAGTGGTCAAGGATGACGAGGTCGGGCGGATCCTTCTCAAAAAGTTCGAGGCCTTCTTCTCCGGTCGGCGCTATCGAGACTTCATAGCCCTGACTGGTCAGGGCCACCTCCAGAGAGTCTCGAAGGATGGGTTCGTCATCGATGACCAGAATTTTATATCGCATCCTTTCTTTCCACGGGCAGATGGATGGTGAAGGTAGAACCCCTCCCCTCCTCGCTCTCCACATCGATCGTGGCGCCATGGCCCTCCAAGATCTTCAGGGTGATGGAGAGCCCGAGGCCTGTTCCGTCGGATTTAGTCGTGAAGAAGGGATCGAAGATCTTCTTCAGATGGGCTTTCGGGATCCCCGTGCCCGTATCCTTGACCTCGACGCCCACCCCCCCATCCTCCTGGAAGGTCCTCAAGCTCAGGGTCCCGCCCCGGTCCATGGCCTGAATGGCATTGAGCATGAGATTGGTGAGGACCTGTTGGATCTGGTGCGCATCGATCCAGACCTTGGGAAGCCCCTGGCCTTTTTCGAAAAGGAGGGCGATATTCCCCTTTTTCAATTTCGTTTTAAAAATGGCCAGGGAATCTTCCACCACGTCGTTGATCTCCTCTTCCTTGAAACGGGCGGCTTTAGGCTTGGCGAAATGGAGCATATCCTCGACGATTTTCTGGATCTTTCCGATGCCTTCCAAAGTGTTTTCGAGGAGCCTTCTCTCCATCTCCGGAAGGTCCTTTTTCCGGAGGAGAACCTGGGTGTTGATTTTTATCCCGGCCAGGGGATTGCGGAGCTCGTGGGCGACCCCGGCGGTCAACTCACCGAGGGAGGTCAACCGCTCCATCAGAAGCAGACGTTCCTCCACCTTCTTCATCTCGGTGATATCCTTACAGATCCGGGTGGCCCCGATGACCCTTCCCTCGGCGTCCCGAAGGGGGGAGATCGTCATGCTCGTCACGATCTCCTTTCCGTCTCTGGTCCGCCTCTTGGCCACGACATTGGGGATGGCCTCTCCCTGCCTGACCCGGGCCATCAGATCGTTCAGCACCCGTTCCTCCTCCACCCGTGTCTTCTCCTCGAGGGGGAGAAGAAGATCGGATAACCTCTTCCCGAGGGCCTCCTCCTTCCGATACCCGTAAATCTGCTCCGCCCCTTCGTTCCAATAAAGGATCTTCCCTTCGAGATCGACGACCGAAATGGCATCCCCCGCCTTTTCGACGATCGACTCTAAAAAGTTTTTGGCCTCGATCAACTCTTTCTGGAGCCTGACCTTCTCCACCATCAGGTGGTAACCCTCGATGGCCCGATGGAGGACAAACGGGAAGGCCTTGGCGCACTCCGCAGATCGGTTGATATAGTCGAACACCCCCTCCTTCATCGCCTGAAGGGACATCTCGGGATCTCCTTTGGCCGAGACGAAGATCGTGGGAACCCCGAGGCCCGATTCATTGATCCGACGAAGCCACCCAAGCCCGCTCCCATCGGGAAGGGAATGGTCCAACAAAAGGAGATCGAACCGCTCTTCCTGAAGCTTCTTGAGACAGGCCTCGCCCGTGGAGACGACCTCGAGGTGATAAGAGCCTCCCGATTCCTCCAAGGAGGTCTTGACCATCTCGATGAAATCTGCATCCCCTTCCGCGATGAGGAGCCGAATCTCCCGGTGCAACCCGTTCCTCCCTTCAGATCTCTTATAAAAAGATATCCCATTTTGATTCCGTTGACAATCGATGACCCGCCTTTTTAATATTCTTGTGGAATGAGATTCTTCCTGGCCCTCTTTCTCCTTTTCTTTGCCGCGTCCGCCTTCGGAAACCCCTCTCCCGAATCTCCCAGGCAGGTCTGGAAGGTGGAGGAGAGGCGCTGGACCCTGGAGGAAGAATTGAATTTCGGTCGATGGGTCGAGGAGAATCTGACGGAGGATTTTTTCATCCGCCATAAGATCCCGGTCGATTGCGCCGATGTCCCTTATGCCCTCCGCTGGATCTATGCGAGGATCGCCGGCCTTCCGGCCGGTGCCA of the Thermodesulfobacteriota bacterium genome contains:
- a CDS encoding sigma-54 dependent transcriptional regulator produces the protein MRYKILVIDDEPILRDSLEVALTSQGYEVSIAPTGEEGLELFEKDPPDLVILDHWLPGMNGDEVLRRIKEQEPEVPIVMMTAQGSIELAVQAMKLGAFDFIVKPFELEQIEDLVRRGLERIRLKKELEWLRAQYQEKFRSGGIVGASPKMREVLELAERVAQGSETTVLIEGETGTGKELLAEYIHFLSPRSSFPFIPINCGAIPKDLFESELFGYERGAFTGALEKGKPGKVEAAEKGTLFLDEVGELSPSAQVKVLRVLESKEYFRVGSVEKRRADVRVIAATNKDLEAEVKRGHFRDDLYFRLNVVKLSIPPLRERKEDILPLFRFFMGRYNEQFKKGFIRLSKEAEEVILGYPWPGNVRELRNTVERVVLL
- a CDS encoding PAS domain S-box protein gives rise to the protein MHREIRLLIAEGDADFIEMVKTSLEESGGSYHLEVVSTGEACLKKLQEERFDLLLLDHSLPDGSGLGWLRRINESGLGVPTIFVSAKGDPEMSLQAMKEGVFDYINRSAECAKAFPFVLHRAIEGYHLMVEKVRLQKELIEAKNFLESIVEKAGDAISVVDLEGKILYWNEGAEQIYGYRKEEALGKRLSDLLLPLEEKTRVEEERVLNDLMARVRQGEAIPNVVAKRRTRDGKEIVTSMTISPLRDAEGRVIGATRICKDITEMKKVEERLLLMERLTSLGELTAGVAHELRNPLAGIKINTQVLLRKKDLPEMERRLLENTLEGIGKIQKIVEDMLHFAKPKAARFKEEEINDVVEDSLAIFKTKLKKGNIALLFEKGQGLPKVWIDAHQIQQVLTNLMLNAIQAMDRGGTLSLRTFQEDGGVGVEVKDTGTGIPKAHLKKIFDPFFTTKSDGTGLGLSITLKILEGHGATIDVESEEGRGSTFTIHLPVERKDAI